One segment of Campylobacter hominis ATCC BAA-381 DNA contains the following:
- the pyrE gene encoding orotate phosphoribosyltransferase, whose product MDIEKIYKEHGAFLEGHFLLSSGNHSQFYLQSAKILEFPWIAGELANELFNVIKNAGIEFDSVCSPALGGILAGYELAKSAHKRFIFTERVDKKMTLRRGFSVSKGEKFIVCEDIITTGGSALESAKIIESLGGEVVAFAALANRGFCAVQNLGNERKESCKLPFNKPLFTLGNFEFDIYEPENCPLCKTGSVAIKPGSRGN is encoded by the coding sequence ATGGATATCGAAAAAATTTATAAAGAGCATGGCGCGTTTTTAGAAGGTCATTTTTTGCTTAGCAGCGGCAATCACTCACAATTTTATTTACAAAGCGCTAAAATTTTGGAATTTCCCTGGATAGCAGGAGAATTGGCAAATGAACTTTTTAATGTAATAAAAAATGCGGGCATTGAGTTTGATAGCGTCTGTTCGCCTGCACTTGGCGGAATTTTGGCCGGCTACGAACTTGCAAAATCGGCGCACAAAAGATTTATTTTTACAGAAAGAGTTGATAAAAAGATGACTCTTAGACGCGGATTTAGTGTATCAAAAGGCGAAAAATTCATAGTTTGCGAAGACATCATAACAACAGGCGGCTCAGCTTTGGAAAGCGCAAAAATCATAGAAAGTCTTGGTGGCGAAGTTGTAGCGTTTGCGGCGCTTGCAAATCGCGGCTTCTGCGCAGTACAAAATTTAGGAAACGAAAGAAAAGAAAGCTGTAAATTACCGTTTAACAAACCTCTTTTTACACTTGGAAATTTTGAATTTGATATTTATGAGCCTGAAAATTGCCCGCTTTGCAAAACAGGAAGCGTGGCGATAAAACCTGGAAGTCGCGGAAACTGA
- the trxB gene encoding thioredoxin-disulfide reductase, whose product MLDLAIIGGGPAGLSAGLYATRGGLKNVVMFEMGMPGGQITSSSEIENYPGVADKMDGISFMSAWQEQCFRFGLKHEMIKVKRVAKKQNGEFEIFLENGKSELAKAVIVATGSAPRKAGIKGEDEFFGKGVSTCATCDGFFYKGKEVAVVGGGDTALEESLYLANICSKVYLIHRRDSFRAVPSTTEKVKKNKKIELITNSVVNEIKGDNSGVCEIVIKNKNGEIRNLKVPGIFTFIGLDVRNDILKDENGEFICEMNENGQVVVNLKMQTNVPGLFAAGDIRQDAPKQVVCSAGDGAIAALSAINYIENQH is encoded by the coding sequence ATGTTGGATTTAGCAATTATCGGCGGCGGACCTGCCGGACTTAGTGCAGGACTTTATGCTACGCGCGGCGGTTTAAAAAATGTAGTAATGTTTGAAATGGGAATGCCGGGCGGCCAAATCACATCAAGCTCTGAAATCGAAAATTATCCGGGTGTAGCCGATAAAATGGACGGAATCAGCTTTATGTCGGCTTGGCAGGAGCAATGCTTTCGTTTCGGATTAAAACACGAAATGATAAAAGTAAAGCGCGTCGCAAAAAAACAAAACGGCGAATTTGAAATATTTTTGGAAAACGGCAAAAGTGAACTTGCAAAAGCGGTCATAGTCGCCACAGGTTCTGCGCCAAGGAAAGCCGGTATAAAAGGCGAAGATGAATTTTTTGGCAAAGGAGTAAGCACCTGCGCTACTTGCGACGGATTTTTTTATAAAGGAAAAGAAGTAGCTGTCGTTGGGGGCGGCGATACTGCGCTTGAAGAGAGTTTATATTTGGCAAATATCTGCTCGAAAGTTTATTTGATTCATAGAAGAGATTCATTTCGTGCAGTGCCAAGCACAACAGAAAAAGTTAAAAAAAATAAAAAAATAGAACTCATCACAAATAGCGTAGTAAATGAAATAAAAGGCGATAATAGCGGTGTCTGCGAAATCGTAATAAAAAATAAAAACGGCGAAATCAGAAATTTAAAAGTACCGGGTATTTTTACATTTATCGGTTTGGACGTCAGAAATGATATTTTAAAAGACGAAAACGGCGAATTTATATGTGAAATGAACGAAAACGGACAAGTTGTCGTAAATCTGAAAATGCAAACAAATGTGCCGGGACTTTTTGCAGCAGGCGATATTAGACAAGACGCGCCGAAACAAGTTGTTTGTTCAGCCGGAGATGGCGCAATAGCTGCTCTTAGCGCAATAAATTATATAGAAAATCAGCACTAA
- a CDS encoding YraN family protein — protein sequence MGLKEYKFGFESENIAVKFLKSHGYEILERNFHSRFGEIDIIAKKDEILHFIEVKATSKNYETAYRITSYKFSKILKTIKFYITKKQNETDFQVDFIGINKEKISFIENISL from the coding sequence TTGGGATTAAAAGAGTATAAATTCGGCTTTGAAAGTGAAAACATAGCCGTGAAATTTTTAAAATCTCACGGCTATGAAATTTTAGAGCGTAATTTTCACTCAAGATTCGGAGAAATAGACATCATCGCCAAAAAAGATGAAATTTTGCATTTTATTGAAGTAAAAGCGACAAGCAAAAATTACGAAACGGCTTACCGAATAACATCATACAAATTCAGTAAAATTTTAAAAACAATAAAATTTTACATTACTAAAAAACAAAATGAAACTGATTTTCAAGTCGATTTTATAGGTATAAATAAAGAAAAAATAAGTTTTATAGAAAACATTTCGTTGTAA
- a CDS encoding 4Fe-4S dicluster domain-containing protein produces MDFAFLNETSDELIFSDEINILEAPNDEFFLVANSPKIKAEIYAPEINNYLANSKNSMLEKAKNVKILYESRALSFDFATNLPNSQNVGKNVIYMSQTPRKTVVETLQKAGFKVITCKNDEVESVYGKIGEIYVQITQDVETECDFFICENTDKKFLTQSGCYEISNLDENEILELLSKKTPVYEYENFVSYNHKICDFDGSKTECCGLCADVCPTVAILKDKENAKLNFSHIDCVKCAKCVQICPSGALELAKMSIESFEKIAKLYKDRFVILLSEKNLPQNITLPENALYFVIPNDKFLKANHFLSILEQSGQNMIFFTPYLDEITKQNINFVNKIYDLKFHKTAIITVENENELQSALNKTEKTAYFDIPFVNQNSREILSQRLGILVENENLGKISLDEHPKFAQISINEDTCTLCASCAGACKNGALIADSEENAIKLNASLCTACGACVKSCAEQGTIAIQTNEIDLQKSFFEYQTLAHDELFACIECGKKFATKKSVMRVAGLLKDSFTGDTYKMKSLFCCSDCKAKLMIQKQLKEQNGN; encoded by the coding sequence ATGGACTTTGCGTTTTTAAATGAAACATCGGACGAACTTATTTTTAGCGATGAGATTAATATTTTAGAAGCGCCGAATGATGAATTTTTTTTGGTTGCCAATTCGCCAAAAATAAAAGCTGAAATTTACGCCCCCGAGATTAACAACTATCTGGCAAATTCAAAAAACAGCATGCTCGAAAAAGCCAAAAATGTAAAAATTTTATACGAAAGCAGAGCTTTATCTTTTGATTTTGCCACAAATTTACCAAATTCGCAAAATGTCGGCAAAAATGTTATTTATATGAGTCAAACACCAAGAAAAACTGTAGTAGAAACGCTCCAAAAAGCCGGTTTTAAAGTAATAACCTGTAAAAACGACGAAGTAGAATCTGTATATGGAAAAATAGGCGAAATTTATGTGCAAATCACGCAAGACGTGGAAACTGAATGCGATTTTTTTATATGTGAAAACACCGATAAAAAATTTTTAACTCAAAGCGGATGTTACGAGATTTCGAATTTAGATGAAAATGAAATTTTAGAACTTTTAAGCAAAAAAACACCTGTTTATGAATATGAAAATTTTGTAAGTTATAATCATAAAATTTGCGATTTTGACGGCTCAAAAACTGAATGCTGCGGGCTTTGCGCTGATGTTTGTCCAACTGTTGCGATTTTAAAAGATAAAGAAAATGCAAAACTTAATTTTTCTCATATTGACTGCGTAAAATGCGCTAAATGCGTGCAAATTTGCCCAAGCGGCGCGCTGGAACTTGCAAAAATGAGTATTGAAAGTTTTGAAAAAATAGCAAAACTTTATAAAGATCGCTTTGTAATTTTACTTAGCGAAAAAAACTTGCCGCAAAATATCACTCTACCTGAAAATGCGCTGTATTTCGTAATACCAAACGACAAATTTTTAAAAGCGAACCATTTTTTGTCGATTTTGGAACAAAGCGGACAAAATATGATATTTTTTACACCTTATTTAGATGAAATTACAAAACAAAATATCAATTTTGTAAATAAAATTTATGATTTAAAATTTCACAAAACAGCTATTATAACGGTTGAAAATGAAAATGAACTGCAAAGTGCACTAAATAAAACCGAAAAAACAGCATATTTCGATATACCTTTTGTAAATCAAAACTCACGCGAAATTCTAAGTCAAAGACTTGGTATTTTAGTGGAAAATGAAAATTTGGGGAAAATTTCGCTTGATGAGCATCCGAAATTTGCTCAAATTTCTATAAATGAAGATACTTGCACGCTTTGCGCAAGTTGTGCAGGAGCTTGCAAAAACGGCGCTTTGATAGCAGATAGTGAAGAAAACGCGATAAAATTAAACGCTTCACTTTGCACGGCGTGCGGTGCCTGCGTTAAAAGTTGCGCCGAACAAGGCACAATTGCGATTCAAACAAATGAAATTGATCTGCAAAAAAGCTTTTTTGAATATCAAACATTAGCTCACGATGAACTTTTCGCCTGTATCGAATGCGGCAAAAAATTTGCAACCAAAAAATCGGTAATGCGCGTAGCAGGACTTTTAAAAGACAGTTTCACAGGCGATACTTATAAAATGAAATCACTTTTTTGTTGCAGTGATTGCAAAGCAAAATTAATGATACAAAAGCAGCTAAAGGAACAAAATGGAAACTGA
- a CDS encoding homoserine dehydrogenase produces the protein MNVAILGVGTVGSEVANILIENKKLISARSGVKIVPLIGVVRNLNKQRNCKIPLSDDLNSVIDRNDIDVFVELMGGVEQPYRIINRILKKQKAVVTANKALLAYHRYSLQSLAGNTPFGFEASVAGGIPIIKALREGLSANKILKITGIMNGTSNYILTNMAQNGENFDIVLKKAQDLGYAEADPAFDIGGFDAAHKLLILASIAYGVHGNPEDILIEGIENITQEDIYFAKEFEFVIKLLTIAKRIDDENVELRVHPALVPQDKMLANVGGVMNAVSVYGDCVGETLFYGPGAGGKATASAVISDLIDIARGTKSPMLGYKMQNEIHQMKLLPACEIMTKYYLRLKVEDKKGVLAKITNIMSENNISIDSFLQKPKAKEESDVTLFFTTHTSFEKDIQNVIEILNTQSYLKQKVAMIRIEE, from the coding sequence ATGAATGTAGCAATTTTGGGCGTCGGCACGGTTGGAAGCGAAGTCGCGAATATATTGATTGAAAACAAAAAATTAATTTCAGCTCGCTCAGGCGTGAAAATCGTGCCTTTAATAGGCGTAGTCCGTAATTTAAATAAACAGAGAAATTGCAAAATTCCTCTTAGTGATGATTTGAATAGCGTAATAGATCGCAACGATATTGATGTTTTTGTTGAATTAATGGGCGGTGTAGAACAGCCTTACAGGATAATAAACCGAATTTTAAAAAAACAAAAAGCCGTAGTAACCGCAAATAAAGCACTTTTAGCTTACCATAGATACAGTCTTCAAAGTTTGGCAGGAAACACACCTTTTGGTTTTGAAGCAAGCGTGGCCGGCGGAATTCCGATTATAAAAGCTTTGCGCGAGGGACTTTCGGCAAATAAAATTTTAAAAATTACCGGAATTATGAATGGAACAAGTAATTATATTCTAACAAATATGGCTCAAAACGGCGAAAATTTTGACATTGTATTAAAAAAAGCGCAGGATTTAGGATACGCGGAAGCCGATCCTGCATTTGATATAGGAGGATTTGACGCGGCGCACAAGCTTTTAATTTTAGCAAGCATTGCCTATGGTGTGCACGGAAATCCGGAAGATATTTTGATTGAAGGTATAGAAAATATCACGCAGGAAGACATCTATTTTGCAAAGGAATTCGAGTTTGTAATCAAGCTTCTCACAATAGCAAAGCGAATTGACGATGAAAACGTAGAACTTCGTGTCCATCCGGCTTTGGTACCGCAAGACAAAATGCTTGCAAATGTCGGCGGAGTGATGAATGCGGTTAGCGTTTACGGAGATTGTGTCGGCGAAACACTATTTTACGGACCTGGAGCTGGAGGAAAAGCTACTGCAAGCGCTGTAATAAGCGATCTGATAGACATAGCACGCGGCACAAAAAGCCCGATGCTAGGGTATAAAATGCAAAATGAAATTCATCAAATGAAGTTGCTTCCTGCATGTGAGATTATGACAAAATACTATTTGCGATTAAAAGTAGAAGATAAAAAAGGTGTTTTGGCAAAAATTACAAATATAATGAGCGAAAATAATATCTCAATCGACAGCTTTTTACAAAAACCAAAAGCAAAAGAAGAAAGCGATGTAACGCTATTTTTTACAACTCATACAAGTTTTGAAAAAGATATTCAAAATGTAATTGAAATTTTAAATACACAAAGTTATTTAAAACAAAAAGTTGCGATGATCCGTATAGAAGAGTAA
- a CDS encoding TorD/DmsD family molecular chaperone, which translates to METEITAARALYYEFLAFIFFFYEDDKKFLEWKKELEILQKSPLGDAQNFEILKSFDFKSFKAEQNAVLFDFSISNVALSASFYNEGRDEGKMKIFVSNILKRSKFRRNEKEKNDEDFIGFIFYFMSVLLKNGEMALSRELFSSVIDKIADKFSSALISHPNAVFFASIGKILRDFIELERTIKC; encoded by the coding sequence ATGGAAACTGAAATTACTGCTGCAAGAGCACTTTATTATGAATTTCTTGCATTTATTTTTTTCTTTTACGAAGATGATAAAAAATTTTTGGAATGGAAAAAAGAGCTTGAAATTTTACAAAAATCGCCTCTTGGCGACGCGCAAAATTTTGAAATTTTAAAAAGTTTTGATTTTAAGAGCTTTAAAGCGGAGCAAAATGCCGTCTTATTTGACTTTTCCATTTCAAATGTAGCACTAAGCGCCTCTTTTTATAATGAAGGAAGAGACGAAGGAAAAATGAAAATTTTTGTGAGTAATATCCTGAAAAGAAGCAAATTTAGAAGAAACGAAAAAGAAAAAAACGATGAAGATTTTATAGGTTTTATATTTTATTTTATGTCTGTTTTGCTTAAAAACGGCGAAATGGCGCTATCTCGCGAACTTTTCAGCAGCGTAATAGATAAAATCGCCGATAAATTTTCAAGCGCACTTATTTCTCATCCTAATGCAGTTTTTTTTGCAAGTATAGGAAAAATTTTACGCGATTTTATTGAACTTGAACGCACAATAAAATGTTAA
- the trxA gene encoding thioredoxin: protein MGKYIELTSANFDAETSKGAVLVDFWAPWCGPCRMLSPVIEELAEDFEGKAKICKVNTDEAQDLATKFGVRSIPTLLFIKDGEIKAQMIGAQSKQVIADKINSLL, encoded by the coding sequence ATGGGAAAATATATAGAATTGACATCAGCGAATTTTGACGCTGAAACTTCAAAAGGTGCGGTTTTAGTTGATTTCTGGGCGCCATGGTGCGGACCATGCAGAATGCTTTCACCTGTAATTGAAGAACTTGCGGAAGATTTTGAAGGTAAAGCTAAAATTTGTAAAGTAAATACCGATGAAGCACAAGATTTAGCGACAAAATTCGGTGTGCGAAGCATTCCGACACTTCTTTTTATAAAAGACGGCGAAATCAAAGCTCAAATGATCGGTGCACAATCAAAACAAGTTATCGCAGATAAAATCAACTCACTTCTATAA